In one Polaribacter sp. ALD11 genomic region, the following are encoded:
- a CDS encoding RagB/SusD family nutrient uptake outer membrane protein has protein sequence MNTKILKTVLILLGLTCFTITSCSDDFTNLEPKGSSSYSNFWKTEQDAIEAANSMYYYMKDGDMFGRGFMWYINASDDMITGRIKSYADNTKNFNISGDESGLKWMYPQSYKIIRRANDILLNVATMDINKKLKDKILGEAYFMRAFHYHWLAYHYGDNSLNGGIPIITEENMFDDAGSYKRPTSVTENYKQIIEDLNKAKDLLPLYTEYSTEDYGRAHKDAALAYIAKTYLYWAQHDASKYAAAVTACDAVTNSGSGRALVDTNTPSEDYRLLHSHLNNWTSEYIWSVDSGIQGGSILPGVMLENKGWGTYNGWGYYQPTQELYEAFENGDARREVTILKFGDEFQFFGETKKYQSENSLSGFQFNKYMYEYQFENPIGTYINPNGDSPTTAYNIPILRYAEILLIKAEALIMLGKNGDAPLNLVRNRAGLTPITNATMTDLKNERRVEFAGEYANRHFDLVRWGDAKEVYSKPLHGRIHTDRSDPNSSYKIEEIWPARNFDASYMNVWPIPNQSVNSSGIPQNKNW, from the coding sequence ATGAATACTAAAATTTTAAAAACAGTACTGATCCTTTTAGGCCTTACATGTTTTACAATAACATCTTGCTCTGATGATTTTACCAATTTAGAACCCAAAGGAAGTTCTTCTTATAGTAACTTCTGGAAAACCGAACAAGATGCCATAGAAGCAGCGAATAGCATGTACTATTACATGAAAGATGGAGATATGTTCGGTAGAGGATTTATGTGGTATATTAATGCCTCAGATGATATGATAACTGGTCGTATTAAAAGTTATGCTGATAATACCAAAAACTTTAATATTAGTGGTGATGAAAGTGGTTTAAAGTGGATGTATCCTCAAAGTTATAAAATCATACGAAGAGCTAATGATATTTTACTTAATGTTGCTACGATGGACATTAATAAAAAACTAAAAGACAAAATTTTAGGTGAAGCTTATTTTATGAGAGCTTTTCATTACCATTGGTTAGCATATCATTATGGAGACAACAGTTTAAACGGAGGAATACCTATTATTACTGAAGAAAACATGTTTGATGATGCAGGTAGCTATAAAAGACCTACAAGCGTTACAGAAAATTATAAACAAATTATTGAGGACCTAAATAAAGCAAAAGATTTATTGCCTTTATATACCGAATATAGCACAGAAGATTATGGGCGTGCTCATAAAGATGCAGCATTAGCTTACATTGCAAAAACATACTTATACTGGGCACAACATGACGCTTCTAAATATGCAGCTGCGGTAACAGCTTGTGATGCGGTAACTAATTCAGGATCTGGAAGAGCTTTGGTAGATACAAATACCCCATCTGAAGATTACAGATTATTACATAGTCATTTAAATAATTGGACTAGTGAATACATATGGTCTGTAGATTCTGGTATACAAGGAGGAAGTATATTGCCAGGAGTTATGTTAGAAAACAAAGGCTGGGGAACTTATAATGGTTGGGGTTACTATCAACCAACTCAAGAATTATATGAAGCATTTGAAAATGGTGATGCAAGAAGAGAAGTTACCATTCTTAAATTTGGAGATGAATTTCAGTTTTTTGGCGAAACAAAAAAGTACCAATCAGAAAACTCTTTATCTGGTTTTCAATTTAATAAATATATGTATGAATATCAATTTGAAAATCCAATAGGAACTTATATAAACCCTAATGGAGACTCCCCTACAACAGCATACAATATTCCTATTTTACGTTATGCAGAAATTTTACTAATAAAAGCAGAAGCATTAATTATGTTAGGAAAAAATGGAGATGCTCCTTTAAATTTAGTAAGAAATAGAGCGGGCCTTACCCCAATAACAAATGCGACTATGACAGATTTAAAGAATGAAAGAAGAGTTGAATTTGCAGGAGAATATGCAAACAGACATTTTGATTTGGTACGTTGGGGAGATGCAAAAGAAGTATACAGTAAACCTCTTCACGGTAGAATTCATACAGACCGTTCAGATCCAAATTCGTCTTATAAAATAGAAGAAATATGGCCAGCAAGAAATTTTGATGCTTCTTATATGAATGTATGGCCAATTCCGAATCAATCGGTAAATTCTTCTGGAATACCTCAAAATAAAAATTGGTAA
- a CDS encoding alkaline phosphatase: MFYRVQKIIILFICCVASINAQQKVHSHNDYLQKVPFWNAFSAEASSIEVDVLLKNNTLYVAHSQSDIIENRTLEGLYLNPLQQALKLGFNDTKNIHLLIDVKSNAYKTLHKIIEVLKSYPNLTETNKISFTISGNRPKPSEYKNYPDFIKFDYQSLENISIDAWKKVALISLDYSKFSKWNGKGRFTKADKQKIINVIEAAHKYHKPFRFWGTPDSKTAWKAFSDLGVDFINTDMPFACYQYVKNFKKRTYTNSLFSKVYTPTFKNDQKKKPVKNIILLIGDGNGLTQISAATLANKGALTLTQLKSIGLIKTQSSDDFTTDSAAAGTALATGKKTYNRAIGLDSSEKSIKNITEILQMHHFNTGIITTDNITGATPSSFYAHQKDRDDESEIAQDLLKSKLNLFVGGGKNQFKDFGGFEILKSPKEIGTSKNNKIGFFMSNKGVPGVLEGRGNLLAEVTLNSLAYFKTKKQPFFLMIEGAQIDSYGHRNDTKGIISEGIDFDKAITTAIKFADANEGTLVIITADHETSGFSIPQGNLETHEVEGNFTTYDHTGALVPVFAYGPHSNEFSGVYENTEIFHKIMNLIKLYKKSK, encoded by the coding sequence ATGTTTTATAGAGTCCAAAAAATTATCATCCTTTTTATTTGCTGTGTAGCAAGTATAAATGCTCAACAAAAAGTACATTCTCATAATGATTACTTGCAAAAAGTTCCGTTTTGGAACGCCTTTTCTGCCGAGGCAAGTTCTATTGAAGTAGACGTTTTATTAAAAAACAATACACTTTACGTTGCCCATAGCCAAAGTGATATTATTGAGAACAGAACACTTGAAGGTTTATATCTAAACCCTTTACAACAAGCTCTAAAGTTAGGTTTTAATGATACAAAAAACATTCATTTACTAATTGATGTAAAATCTAATGCCTATAAAACACTCCATAAAATTATAGAGGTTTTAAAAAGTTACCCTAATTTAACAGAAACAAATAAAATTTCGTTTACTATTTCTGGTAACAGACCAAAACCATCAGAATATAAAAACTATCCAGATTTTATAAAATTTGACTATCAAAGTTTAGAAAATATTTCAATTGATGCTTGGAAAAAAGTAGCACTTATTAGTTTAGATTATAGTAAGTTTTCAAAATGGAACGGGAAAGGACGTTTTACAAAAGCCGACAAGCAAAAAATAATTAACGTTATAGAAGCAGCACACAAATACCATAAACCATTTAGGTTTTGGGGTACACCAGACTCAAAAACAGCTTGGAAAGCTTTCTCTGACTTAGGCGTCGATTTTATAAATACAGATATGCCTTTTGCTTGTTATCAATATGTAAAAAACTTTAAAAAGCGTACGTACACAAACTCATTATTTTCAAAAGTATATACACCTACTTTTAAAAATGATCAGAAAAAGAAGCCTGTAAAAAATATTATTTTATTAATAGGTGATGGAAATGGACTCACCCAAATATCTGCCGCTACTTTAGCAAATAAAGGAGCATTAACATTAACACAACTTAAAAGTATTGGGCTTATTAAAACGCAATCTTCGGATGATTTTACAACAGACTCTGCTGCTGCTGGTACTGCATTAGCAACCGGAAAAAAAACATACAATAGAGCAATTGGTCTAGATTCTTCAGAAAAATCTATAAAAAACATTACAGAGATTTTGCAAATGCATCATTTTAATACGGGCATTATAACAACAGATAATATTACAGGAGCAACACCGTCATCTTTTTATGCACATCAAAAAGATAGAGATGATGAATCTGAAATAGCACAAGATTTATTAAAGAGTAAACTCAACTTATTTGTTGGAGGTGGTAAAAATCAGTTTAAGGATTTTGGTGGATTTGAAATTCTAAAATCACCAAAAGAAATTGGTACTTCTAAAAATAATAAAATAGGCTTTTTCATGTCAAATAAAGGTGTGCCTGGAGTTTTAGAAGGTAGAGGTAATCTTTTAGCTGAGGTTACATTAAACAGTTTAGCGTATTTTAAAACAAAAAAGCAGCCTTTCTTTTTAATGATTGAAGGAGCACAGATAGATAGTTACGGACATAGAAATGATACGAAAGGGATTATTAGCGAAGGGATTGATTTTGATAAAGCAATAACTACTGCTATTAAATTTGCGGACGCCAATGAGGGTACTTTAGTTATTATAACAGCAGATCATGAAACTTCTGGCTTTAGTATTCCACAAGGTAATTTAGAAACCCATGAAGTTGAAGGTAATTTTACTACATATGACCATACAGGTGCATTAGTTCCTGTTTTTGCTTACGGCCCTCATTCTAATGAATTTTCTGGAGTCTATGAAAACACCGAAATCTTTCATAAAATAATGAATCTTATAAAACTTTATAAAAAAAGTAAGTAA
- a CDS encoding ion transporter, whose product MKFEKPKFVKKTADVVNNLNDSTKERIRIIIEETDTRYGRIFDISIQVLIFLSILVYCLGTLPNLSPLWTKTLNIINNVCYVVFTIEYFGRIYITKHRLKYIFSFFGIIDLLAILPFLFAKQFDLRAIRALRIFRIISALKISKYSDALERFAIALRIIRPELTLFFILTGVFIFLSAAGIYYFENEAQPKAFASIFHSLWWSIITLTTVGYGDVYPITLGGRVFTFFILLIGLGIITIPTGLIASALSSARNLESAELKEQQKEKEDNN is encoded by the coding sequence ATGAAGTTTGAAAAACCCAAATTTGTTAAAAAAACTGCTGATGTTGTTAACAATCTAAATGATTCTACAAAAGAAAGAATAAGAATTATTATAGAAGAGACTGATACGAGATATGGAAGAATCTTTGATATATCCATTCAGGTTTTAATTTTTTTATCAATATTAGTCTATTGTTTAGGAACGCTTCCTAATTTATCTCCACTCTGGACCAAAACACTTAACATTATAAATAACGTTTGTTATGTGGTTTTTACGATTGAATATTTTGGGAGAATTTATATTACGAAACATAGATTAAAGTATATTTTTAGTTTTTTTGGAATTATAGATCTACTAGCTATTTTACCCTTTTTGTTTGCAAAACAATTCGATTTAAGGGCTATTAGAGCATTAAGAATTTTTAGAATTATAAGTGCGTTAAAAATATCTAAATATAGTGATGCATTAGAAAGGTTTGCAATTGCTTTGAGAATTATCCGTCCAGAACTTACTTTATTTTTTATACTAACGGGTGTTTTTATCTTCCTTTCTGCTGCAGGTATTTATTATTTCGAAAATGAAGCACAACCTAAAGCTTTTGCTTCTATTTTTCATAGTTTATGGTGGTCTATAATAACTCTAACCACGGTTGGTTACGGAGATGTGTATCCGATAACTTTGGGTGGTAGAGTTTTTACTTTCTTTATTCTATTAATAGGTCTGGGAATAATTACAATACCAACAGGTTTAATTGCAAGTGCACTTTCGTCTGCAAGAAATCTTGAATCAGCAGAGCTAAAAGAGCAACAGAAAGAAAAAGAGGATAATAATTAA
- a CDS encoding methyltransferase domain-containing protein: MDLSSNAWNTRYLNNDIGWDLGEVSPPLKEYFDQLENKEIKILIPGGGNSYEAEYLFRSGFKNVFVVDLSKIAIDNLQKRNPNLPASQLIIGNFFDIEDSFDLIIEQTFFCALDPNLREDYIVKMNYLLKPKGKLVGLLFNVPLNTDKPPFGGNKTAYVSSFKKYLKIDKMESCYNSYGNRKGRELFVKLLKS; encoded by the coding sequence ATGGATTTATCTTCAAATGCTTGGAATACTAGATATTTAAATAATGATATTGGTTGGGATTTGGGTGAAGTATCGCCGCCTTTAAAGGAATATTTTGATCAATTAGAAAATAAAGAAATCAAAATATTGATTCCTGGTGGAGGGAATTCTTATGAAGCCGAGTATTTGTTTAGAAGCGGATTTAAAAATGTTTTTGTGGTAGATTTATCTAAAATAGCCATAGATAACCTCCAAAAGAGAAATCCTAACTTACCTGCTTCACAATTAATTATTGGTAATTTTTTTGATATTGAAGACTCTTTCGATTTAATTATTGAACAAACTTTTTTCTGTGCACTAGACCCAAATTTAAGAGAAGATTATATTGTTAAAATGAATTACTTGTTAAAGCCTAAAGGAAAACTAGTTGGTTTGCTGTTTAATGTGCCTTTAAATACAGATAAACCTCCTTTTGGTGGAAATAAAACAGCATATGTTTCTTCGTTTAAAAAATATTTGAAGATAGATAAAATGGAGTCTTGTTATAATTCTTATGGAAATAGAAAAGGTAGAGAGTTATTTGTAAAGTTACTTAAAAGTTAA
- a CDS encoding outer membrane beta-barrel protein: MKRFLILFSFFLTSIIYSQTKDFQITGNIKSADEKELLESATVHVERLKDSSIVAYTITDAKGNFKIAANTSDSKIKLVVSFIGFKPYFKTIEVKNQNVGTLYLKSANTLDAIVIRSSAPITIKKDTVEFNVKSFKTKADANVEDLLKKLPGVEVDAEGKITVNGKEVNKILVNGKPFFGNDPTITTRNLTKEIIEKIQITDTKTNAQAFSGEDSDGENKTINLTIKKENNKGYFGKVAAGIGTDDRYEYAGLATRFQQSERIGLLAGGNNINSPGFSFGNQRSQFGGNNRSFGGGQGIVTSNNYGVNYINSFNKIFEVSGDYFYKNSESENTSSSSRETFLSNGESFFRNSRSNSLNESDSHDASIDFEIEIDSTFRIDIESDFNRDLNTNTYNSDSESLNNDKILTNDSKTNSVADSDRKQFDNEINFSKKFGNKGAFIRAEITANLRKSETEDFVKSETNIYGTNPDQIIRDQYSDGNSDRKEFGSELTYRFPILANKLFFDVAYEYGNTKTKTTRNTFDFNQSTNDYTDFSNLLSTDFEYLNKTKRPSAELEFRNSKWSASAEIAHVSRTLENKDFLRPETNLVRDFNNLEYGFGVRFRKSRSSSFRVRYNFRNGTPDLSQLQPFRDESNPLNIVTGNPTLTPSKTHNIRFGASNFNWQQRTGFWSFANLSFTNDRVVASTVIDPNSLIRETTYANVDGFYSFRAGGSYSTTKKWEDFGSLKTEFRVFGNYNKNINFNNGIKYSSKTATISPRIGFDFNWDKILQIRPEYSISFNNNTYDIERFENKNFISHDVTIQTATFLPKKLEWRNDINYNYNPNIADGFQKSAWFWNTSLRYSILKDQGAISIKVYDILNQNTNARRVATEDYIQDSSSTVLNQYAMLSFTWKFNSLGSAGKKFEPSSRMRHRG, translated from the coding sequence ATGAAGAGATTTTTAATTCTATTTAGCTTTTTTTTAACTTCTATTATTTATTCCCAAACAAAAGACTTTCAAATAACAGGTAACATAAAATCTGCAGATGAGAAAGAATTATTAGAATCTGCAACGGTACATGTAGAAAGATTAAAAGACAGTAGTATTGTAGCCTACACAATTACAGATGCAAAAGGTAATTTTAAAATAGCTGCTAATACTTCAGATTCAAAAATAAAATTAGTAGTTTCTTTTATTGGTTTTAAACCTTATTTTAAAACAATAGAAGTAAAAAACCAAAACGTTGGTACTTTATATTTAAAATCTGCAAATACATTAGACGCCATAGTTATTAGGTCTTCTGCACCAATTACTATTAAAAAAGACACGGTAGAATTTAATGTAAAATCTTTTAAAACAAAAGCAGATGCGAATGTAGAAGATTTGCTTAAAAAATTACCTGGTGTGGAAGTAGATGCAGAAGGTAAAATTACTGTAAACGGAAAAGAAGTAAACAAAATTCTAGTGAATGGAAAACCTTTCTTTGGAAATGACCCTACAATTACAACAAGGAATTTAACAAAAGAAATTATCGAGAAAATTCAAATTACAGACACTAAAACCAATGCACAAGCTTTTTCTGGTGAAGACTCTGACGGTGAAAATAAAACCATTAATCTTACTATAAAAAAAGAAAATAATAAAGGTTATTTTGGTAAAGTTGCTGCAGGAATTGGTACAGATGATAGGTATGAATACGCAGGTTTGGCAACTCGTTTTCAACAAAGCGAAAGAATAGGTTTGCTTGCTGGAGGAAATAATATAAACTCACCAGGTTTTAGTTTTGGAAATCAAAGATCTCAATTTGGTGGTAATAATAGAAGTTTTGGTGGCGGACAAGGTATTGTTACCTCTAACAATTATGGTGTAAACTATATTAATTCTTTCAATAAAATATTTGAAGTATCAGGAGATTACTTTTACAAAAACAGTGAGTCTGAAAATACTTCTTCTAGCAGCAGAGAAACTTTTTTATCTAATGGAGAAAGTTTTTTTAGAAACTCTAGAAGCAACTCATTAAACGAAAGTGATAGCCATGATGCAAGTATCGATTTTGAAATTGAAATAGATAGTACGTTTAGAATAGATATAGAATCTGACTTTAATAGAGATTTAAATACAAATACATACAATAGTGATTCTGAAAGTTTAAATAATGACAAAATACTTACAAATGATTCTAAGACAAACTCTGTTGCAGATTCTGATAGAAAACAATTTGATAATGAAATAAATTTTTCTAAAAAGTTTGGAAACAAAGGTGCTTTTATTAGAGCAGAAATTACAGCAAACCTTAGAAAGAGTGAAACGGAAGATTTTGTGAAGTCTGAAACAAATATTTACGGTACAAATCCAGATCAAATTATAAGAGATCAATATTCTGATGGAAACTCTGATAGAAAAGAGTTTGGAAGTGAGCTTACTTACCGTTTTCCAATATTAGCTAATAAATTATTTTTTGACGTTGCTTACGAGTATGGTAATACAAAAACAAAAACAACACGTAACACATTCGATTTTAATCAAAGCACAAATGACTACACAGATTTCAGTAATTTATTAAGTACAGATTTTGAATATTTAAATAAAACAAAAAGACCAAGTGCAGAACTTGAGTTTAGAAATAGTAAATGGTCTGCTTCTGCTGAAATTGCGCATGTAAGTAGAACCTTAGAAAATAAAGATTTTTTAAGACCAGAAACAAACCTTGTAAGAGATTTTAATAATTTAGAATATGGTTTTGGAGTAAGATTTAGAAAAAGCAGAAGCAGTAGCTTTAGAGTTAGATATAACTTTAGAAACGGAACACCAGACCTATCTCAATTACAACCTTTTAGAGACGAATCTAACCCGCTAAACATTGTTACAGGTAATCCTACTTTAACACCTTCTAAAACACATAATATCCGTTTTGGTGCATCTAATTTCAACTGGCAACAAAGAACTGGTTTTTGGTCTTTTGCAAACCTGTCTTTTACAAATGATAGAGTTGTTGCAAGCACTGTTATAGACCCAAATTCATTAATTAGAGAAACAACCTATGCAAACGTAGATGGTTTTTACAGTTTTAGGGCTGGTGGAAGTTATAGTACTACAAAAAAATGGGAAGATTTCGGAAGTTTAAAAACTGAGTTTAGAGTTTTTGGTAACTATAATAAAAACATCAATTTTAATAATGGTATTAAATATTCTAGTAAAACGGCAACTATTTCTCCAAGAATTGGTTTCGATTTTAATTGGGATAAAATTTTGCAGATTAGACCAGAATATTCTATTTCATTTAACAATAACACATATGATATTGAGCGTTTTGAAAACAAAAACTTTATAAGTCATGACGTAACTATTCAAACAGCTACATTTCTTCCAAAGAAATTAGAATGGAGAAATGATATAAATTACAATTACAACCCTAATATTGCAGATGGTTTTCAAAAAAGTGCTTGGTTTTGGAACACTTCTTTACGTTATTCTATCTTAAAAGACCAAGGAGCAATTAGTATAAAAGTGTATGATATTTTAAACCAAAACACAAATGCAAGAAGAGTTGCTACAGAAGACTACATTCAAGATTCTTCTAGTACGGTTTTAAACCAATATGCAATGTTATCTTTTACTTGGAAGTTTAATAGCTTAGGAAGTGCTGGTAAAAAATTTGAACCGAGTAGTAGAATGAGACATAGAGGATAG
- a CDS encoding DUF2892 domain-containing protein produces MLNKYFRVIVGVMVLLSVVLTYYVHQNWMWFTIFIGVNLIQSVFTKWCLLETILVKLGVKKERDSCSSC; encoded by the coding sequence ATGTTAAACAAGTATTTTAGAGTTATTGTAGGAGTAATGGTATTATTAAGTGTTGTACTCACTTATTATGTACATCAAAATTGGATGTGGTTTACCATTTTTATAGGTGTAAATTTAATTCAATCTGTATTTACAAAATGGTGTTTGTTAGAAACCATTTTAGTGAAATTGGGGGTTAAAAAAGAAAGAGATTCTTGTTCATCTTGTTAA
- a CDS encoding efflux RND transporter permease subunit: MKEGLAGKIAKVFIGSKLTVLLMIVFMVVGVYASFLIPREEEPQIDVPMADIFVGYPGASPKEIETRVVKPLEKLISNIKGVEYVYSTSMNEKAMVIVQFYVGEDIERSFVKLYNEINKHMDQMPAGVTFPLVKTRAIDDVPMLGLTLWSENYSDYQLGQMAQELENEIKKVNDVSVTHKIGGRNRQLRVVLDKDKLAASGLDFLSVSKMIKANNTQLNSGSFDKNDTEFLVTTGKFLTSTKDVENLVVGVQQNRPIYLKQIANIVDGPEVPLNYVSLGFGKGSEKSTTYKSEYPAVTISVAKRKGADAMKIAEVILTKVDHLRSTLIPDDVHVEVTRNYGESASNKVSELLWHLIGSIFAVTLVVMLAMGWRGGLVVFLSVPITFALTLLSYYMMDYTLNRITLFALVFVTGIVVDDSIIIAENMHRHFKMKRLPFKQAALYAINEVGNPTILATFTVIASVLPMAFVSGLMGPYMAPMPIGASIAMILSLFVALTITPYLGYIFLREKDKKGDIEKVEKPLEESFIYKIYNKFERPLLENKSKRWLFLGGTFVVLMATMVLFFTNSVAVKMLPFDNKNEFQVVIDMPEGTTLERTGVVTQEIAQYLSTRPEVVNYQNYVGTSAPITFNGLVRHYDLRGGSNMADIQVNLIDKGERTIQSHGIAKLLRPEIQRIAAKYNANVKLVEVPPGPPVLSTIVAEVYGPNYEEQIKIANSIQNILKNTADVVDIDWMVEDDQIEYQFEINKEKAMLYGVAPQQIAYTMNMALSNRPITTLYDETAVNQVGLVLTLDEKEKSTISDISQLKVTSKQGNQVPIADLVEIKETIAAKSIYRKNQKRVVYVLADMAGELESPAYAILGMEEKLKEIPLPKGYELNEMYLGQPDFEDNYTVKWDGEWQITLEVFRDLGIAFLGAIILIYILIVGWFQNFKAPIVMMVAIPLSLIGIILGHWIMGAFFTATSFIGMIALAGIMVRNSVLLIDFINLRTEEGIPLKQACIEAGAVRTTPILLTAGTVVIGAFVILFDPIFQGLAISLMGGTIVSTVLTLLVVPLVYYMIEKKKYK; this comes from the coding sequence ATGAAAGAAGGTTTAGCTGGAAAAATTGCAAAAGTCTTTATTGGATCGAAACTGACTGTGTTGCTAATGATCGTTTTTATGGTGGTTGGTGTGTACGCTTCGTTTTTAATTCCGAGGGAAGAGGAGCCACAAATAGATGTGCCAATGGCAGATATTTTTGTGGGGTATCCAGGAGCGAGTCCTAAAGAAATAGAAACGAGAGTTGTAAAACCTTTAGAGAAATTAATTTCGAATATTAAGGGTGTAGAGTATGTGTATTCTACTTCTATGAATGAAAAAGCAATGGTAATTGTGCAGTTTTATGTGGGCGAAGATATTGAGCGTTCTTTTGTGAAATTATACAATGAAATTAACAAACACATGGATCAAATGCCTGCAGGTGTTACGTTTCCGTTGGTTAAAACGCGTGCTATTGATGATGTGCCGATGTTGGGATTGACATTGTGGAGTGAAAACTACAGCGATTATCAATTAGGTCAAATGGCGCAAGAATTAGAAAATGAAATTAAAAAGGTAAATGATGTTTCTGTTACGCATAAAATAGGCGGAAGAAATCGTCAATTACGTGTGGTTTTAGATAAAGATAAACTGGCTGCAAGTGGGCTAGATTTTTTGTCGGTTTCTAAAATGATAAAAGCCAATAACACACAATTAAATTCAGGTAGTTTTGATAAAAATGATACGGAATTTTTAGTGACTACCGGAAAGTTTTTAACATCTACAAAGGACGTAGAAAATTTAGTGGTTGGTGTACAACAGAACAGACCTATTTATTTAAAACAAATTGCCAATATTGTTGATGGACCAGAGGTTCCGCTGAATTATGTGTCTTTAGGTTTTGGAAAAGGGAGTGAAAAATCTACTACTTACAAATCTGAATACCCTGCAGTAACAATTTCTGTTGCCAAAAGAAAAGGCGCAGATGCCATGAAAATTGCTGAAGTTATTTTAACCAAAGTAGACCATTTAAGAAGTACTTTAATTCCGGATGATGTGCATGTAGAAGTGACTAGGAATTACGGGGAATCCGCTTCTAATAAAGTGTCGGAATTATTATGGCATCTTATCGGTTCTATCTTTGCAGTAACATTGGTTGTGATGCTGGCAATGGGTTGGCGTGGTGGTTTGGTAGTGTTTTTATCAGTACCAATTACGTTTGCTTTAACATTGTTGAGTTATTATATGATGGATTATACGCTAAACAGAATTACGTTGTTTGCGTTGGTATTTGTTACCGGTATTGTGGTAGATGATTCCATAATTATTGCAGAAAATATGCATAGGCATTTTAAGATGAAACGCTTGCCGTTTAAACAAGCTGCTTTATATGCAATTAATGAAGTTGGGAACCCTACAATTTTAGCAACTTTTACAGTGATTGCTTCTGTTTTACCAATGGCTTTTGTGTCTGGTTTAATGGGGCCTTATATGGCACCAATGCCAATTGGAGCTTCCATAGCAATGATTTTATCCTTATTTGTTGCCTTAACAATTACACCTTATTTAGGGTATATTTTCTTAAGAGAAAAAGATAAAAAAGGAGACATAGAGAAAGTAGAAAAACCTTTAGAAGAAAGTTTTATTTATAAAATTTATAACAAATTTGAAAGACCATTATTAGAAAATAAATCGAAAAGGTGGTTGTTTTTAGGGGGAACATTCGTTGTATTAATGGCAACAATGGTATTGTTTTTTACCAATTCTGTAGCTGTTAAAATGTTACCTTTTGATAATAAAAATGAGTTTCAGGTTGTAATAGATATGCCAGAAGGCACCACTTTAGAAAGAACGGGGGTTGTAACCCAAGAAATTGCACAGTATTTGTCTACAAGACCAGAAGTTGTTAATTATCAGAATTATGTTGGTACTTCTGCACCGATTACTTTTAACGGTTTGGTACGTCATTACGATTTGCGTGGCGGATCTAATATGGCAGATATTCAAGTAAACTTGATTGATAAAGGAGAACGAACAATTCAGAGTCATGGAATTGCAAAATTATTACGACCAGAAATACAGCGAATTGCAGCAAAATATAATGCGAATGTAAAGTTAGTTGAAGTTCCGCCAGGACCACCAGTATTATCTACAATTGTAGCTGAGGTTTATGGACCTAATTATGAAGAGCAAATTAAAATTGCGAATAGTATTCAAAATATCTTAAAAAATACAGCTGATGTTGTGGATATCGATTGGATGGTAGAAGACGATCAAATTGAATATCAATTCGAAATTAATAAAGAAAAAGCAATGTTGTATGGAGTTGCTCCGCAGCAAATTGCATATACCATGAATATGGCTTTGTCTAACAGACCTATTACAACTTTGTATGATGAAACCGCTGTGAATCAAGTTGGGTTGGTGTTGACTTTAGATGAAAAAGAAAAATCTACCATTTCAGATATTTCTCAACTAAAAGTAACTTCTAAACAAGGAAATCAAGTTCCAATTGCGGATTTAGTGGAAATTAAAGAAACCATTGCTGCGAAAAGTATTTATCGTAAAAACCAAAAACGTGTTGTGTATGTGCTGGCAGATATGGCTGGGGAATTAGAAAGTCCTGCATACGCAATTTTAGGAATGGAAGAAAAGTTGAAAGAAATTCCGTTACCAAAAGGTTACGAGTTAAACGAAATGTATTTGGGACAACCAGATTTTGAAGATAATTATACGGTAAAATGGGATGGAGAATGGCAAATTACTTTAGAAGTTTTTAGAGATTTAGGAATCGCATTTTTAGGAGCAATTATCTTAATTTATATCTTAATTGTTGGCTGGTTTCAAAACTTTAAAGCACCTATTGTAATGATGGTTGCAATTCCGTTATCATTAATCGGAATTATTTTAGGACACTGGATTATGGGCGCATTTTTTACAGCAACGTCATTTATCGGAATGATAGCGCTGGCAGGAATTATGGTTCGGAATTCAGTTTTATTAATCGATTTTATCAACTTAAGAACTGAGGAAGGAATTCCTTTAAAACAAGCTTGTATTGAAGCTGGAGCCGTAAGAACTACTCCTATTTTATTAACAGCAGGAACGGTTGTTATTGGAGCCTTTGTGATATTATTTGATCCAATTTTTCAAGGATTGGCTATTTCATTAATGGGTGGAACCATTGTTTCTACCGTGTTAACTTTATTAGTTGTGCCTTTGGTTTATTATATGATTGAAAAGAAGAAATATAAATAA